The sequence below is a genomic window from Corvus hawaiiensis isolate bCorHaw1 chromosome 17, bCorHaw1.pri.cur, whole genome shotgun sequence.
TATCCACAGGGGTTACACATTGTTGCTCATGTCTTACTGTAATGTTTTAAAGGTTTGGATGTAAATTAGAAACCTTAATGTCTGAACTGTTTCTACAGTTACACTTCTTTAGGCAATCCTTTGTTCTTTAGATACAACAGATGACTTGGATGATTTAAACTTCTtcaatcaaaagaaaaagaagaaaaaaacaaaaaagatattTGATATAGATGAAGCAGAAGAAGGTGTAAAGGTTTGTTTACATAACTTGACTATGGCTGAAAACtctcttgctttcattttcttgagtttAGCAGTACAGGAGTTGTTTCAAGTCTGTCATTGTGTCTTAATGCAGTTCATAATTAAACTTTACgtgtctttcattttttttgatGAACGTGTTGCTCCTGCCTGGGCTTTTTGTCCAGAAGTGGAAAAACCTGCCTGCTCTGCACAAAGAGCAAATAATTCAGCAGTATGTAGGAAGGGTTGGTTAACCTCAAGGTTAGTTGTCTTTTGGGGTTGGAGAGGTAACTGGATGTCAGAAGCCACACACAGAACAGTCCTCTAAAGGCCAGCCCTTCAAATAAAGTGCACATATCTGCCAAGAAATCTGTTTTCACTCTGGTGTTTTCTTTAGAAAGGATTGGCTACTGTGCTGTGTTCCTGAAGGTGTACAAGATATTTTTACTCTTCTCAAGTTTTATTCCAAGTAGTGTTTTTGTATCACATGTCAGTGTAACTGGCAAGCCCAGAGAGCAAGAGGACAGAGAAATGTTACGTTATGTATAAACCTCCTCTTCAGATTCTgccttttggggaagaaaatgtTCCTCTGATCTAGCCCAGAAGACAAAATACTTGCTCTGTGTTCTTTCAGAGTGCAGAACTGTGATAGCAAACTTGAGTagcacagctttgctttcccttaCTGCCTGCCACGAAGGGTGTTTTGTTCCCTCCTGCCCTCAGATGGCTGCTGCCCTTAAGTATAGCCTGACCTTGTTCCTGGCTAGCCAGAAGTTAAGCCAGAAAGTGCAAATctggccctgctcctggcagcagtaCAGGGCTCTCTTGAACATGCTGGAATTCCATTCTTACCTGTTGGGTTCCAGGGCTGTGGTGGATGTTACCCATATTCACCTCTGTAGTGTGCAGCTGGTATTATTTCTGATGCTGTGCAGTGGAGGTCTGTGTTTAACACTGGATAAACTACAGCCTTACTTCTTTGCAGGAATTGAAAATTGAAGGAGATGTGCCAGAGACAGTAGAACCTGAAGATGACCTTGATATTATGCTGGgcaataaaaagaagaaaaagaagaatgtgAAGTTTCCAGATGAAGATGAGATAATGGAAAAGGATGAAGGTATAACCTAGCTCAGTGAGATGTTGCAAGTGAAATGTATTCTACCTTGTATGTGAATAAGTTCTGTTCAAGTGCCTTTTTAGTTCCAGAATTTGTCAGAAAAGTGTTCTTTAAAAGCACTGTATAAATTTCCCATGAGTGCTGGTGTCCCCTGTTGACAAACAGAGGAGACTTGAGTCCACATCTTAGtggaattttatttcatgtaagCATGAGGTTAAAGAATGTCTCTTAATGAATCCCCAAAAACTTTCTTTACAGCATTTGAGGATGAAGATAGCAAAAAAGATGATGGAATTTCTTTTAGCCTTCAGTCAGGACCTGCGTGGGCAGGCTCAGAAAGGGACTACACATATGATGAGGTAATGTTCCAGAgacttttaaaacatatttgctATGTTCATCTGCATCAGTAGAGCCTTATGCTCGTATTTCCTATTTCTAACTTCAAAGTAAAGGACTTGCAGTCAGAAGCTCATTAGCAGACAGCTAACAAAGCATGTCTTCTATCGCAGTCATTTTCATATGGGGCAATACTGGTCATAGTTCAgacacctctgccatgggcagagcaaATCCGTGGGGAAACAGTGTTGGGATTTTGCATTTATCAGAACGTTTTAAGTGTGTTCTGAAGCAGGTGGGGAAATGCTCTTAGGCAAAGGTACTCTGATATTCACTGTGAATGCTGTTGCAGGTGGCTTTTAGAGGTGAGGTACTTTGAGACATGGAAAATGCTCACGCGGGTGTGAATCCCTTCTTTTGCAGTTGCTCAATAGAGTTTTTAATATCATGCGGGAAAAGAACCCGGACATGGTGGCTGGAGAGAAGCGGAAATTTGTCATGAAGCCCCCGCAGGTTGTGAGAGTAGGGACCAAGAAAACATCTTTTGTCAACTTCACAGATATCTGCAAATTGTAAGTTTCCTCTTTGGATTTCCCAGGAATAGCAGATGGATAcactgctctgtgctcctgTGTTGAAAGCAGTGTTTTCTGGCAAGTGGCTGTGGCCAGGAGTGGAAGCTATTTCAGTCAGAGAGCTCATTACATTGCTCTGTGAGaagatatttctgaaaataatttattgagataatttctaattttataCTTAAAATACGAAAATGGTACATGGGCTCTTGGGCTGAAACTTGGTGAGTTCATTGGCTTCTGTCAAGCTGGGTCACCAGTGGTACTTATGTGCAAGCCTTGAGGAGAAGGGTGGGAAAGGTTCTTTCTAATTTGAGCTGACTACAAATACTGTTCTCTCAGTAAATGGTGTGGACTCCAGTAGTGTTTTCCCACTGTTTTCTGCAGTGAGATATCTATGTCTTAATTATGTCTTGTGAAGACAGATCTGTTCTTTGTGAGCACTTCTGGGAATGCAGATCTATGGGTGTCATAAATGTGCCAGAAAACCCAGGGAGTTTTTAATGGTAGCTACTAACATTTTTCCAGGGGATGGGACAGTTGGAATGAAAAATCTCTAATAGAAAACTTCTGTTCCCTAGTTGCTGTAATTTTGAGTTTGGTTTGgtggggatggtgggaggtttttttgtgtggaCTCTTGAGGTTTCTAATGTCCTCAGTCATTGTGTGTGTGTACTCTTTGGTGCAGGCCCTCTGGCACTGCTCCCTTTGAAACTTGGTAACTTAAATTGGATTTACCCTGCCAGTCCTGCATAAATACCAAATTTCTCTGAAAGGGAAAGGTTAAACATTTCcttactttatttttagattaCATCGTCAGCCAAAACATCTCCTGGCATTTTTGTTGGCAGAATTGGGTACAAGGTaaggctgctgggctgtgggtgTGCTTAGGCTCAGTATTGATCAAATATAACATTTTTGGGATTAGATCTTTATACATGTGCTGGAACGTGGGGCTTTTGTTCCCTGCACTTCAGTGCTGTGTTGGGTGATTGAGGAGAGAACATTTTAGTGAGGAGGTACAGAGTCCTCCTTTCCAAGTCTTCCAAGTCCTAGGGAATGGTCTTGTTCACTCCCATGAGATAAGCAGGTGAGGGTTGTGCCTGGGCAAAACTTCCTGTAGGAAGTAGCTCTAAATACCTcagaattttgcatttttttccctcacaaagTGATTCTGGCTGTGCTTTTCTTGAAGAACACATCCTTACCTTGCTTCATGTTCCTGATTTGTTTTAACACTTCACACctgcaaatgaaataattaattttctcttttcaattAGTGGTTCAATAGATGGTAACAACCAACTGGTAATCAAAGGAAGATTCCAGCAAAAACAGATAGAAAATGTCTTGAGAAGATATATCAGTAAGTAGAACCTCTTTTCCCACTCAAAATTTCAATCAGGTCCCTTGTGATGCCCAGGGGCCCATGTATGGCCCAGGTGTGTGCCCAccatggaaaaggctgaggagCCACAACTTCCCTTTATCATGGAATAATGCAAATACAGGTGGTTCTGCCATGGTTAGGCCACATGGGCTGTACTCAGTCCTGCACTAAAACATGccaaggaaaacagagcatttGAGAACTGCTTGTTTTCATCTCAGTTTCGTGTCTTGGCTTTGATGAGGACTCTGGACAACAACAGTAATTGTTGATTTTGTAGTCTGTTGTACCCATGAATTGACAgatgcagtgtgtgtgtgtgtcactgctgggcAGAGGACTCAGATTATGTGTCACAGAGCTCCTGCTTCAGTGCTGTGTCAGTACCAGCGTTGCTGACACCTGGGAATGCTGCTTCAGCAGAGGAACCCGGGCAACAGCAGTGGGAAGTCTGTCCTGGTTATTGATTTTCAAACACCCGTGTCAGTGCAGGATGTACCACATCCTCTTTGTTAACCAGGGGCAATTTTTAGGTTTTCATAATCAGCCTCTTTGAGGTAGTAGGTGTGTTTGAACAGCTTTTCAGGACAGCTgttgcacagctgctgctgctcgaTTAACCGCCCGTTCCTTCCCCGCAGAGGAGTACGTCACCTGTCACACGTGCCGCTCCCCCGACACCATCCTGCAGAAGGACACCAGGTTATACTTCCTGCAGTGCGAGACCTGCCACTCCCGCTGCTCCGTGGCCAGCATCAAAACCGGCTTCCAGGCTGTCACAGGCAAGAGAGCACAGCTCCGTGCCAAAGCTAACTAGGTTTGCTAATCAACACTGGAGGTGGCAAAGTGTTCTGGGGAGATGGGACTGGACAGGTTTACAATCGGAGTGGATTTACCATTGTATTAAAGCAAGGCTGTAAAAACGACAAGAAATTTGGCTTTTGATTGATTGGTCTGTGAAATCCTTGCAAGATGCAGATCCTCAAGCTGTTCACATACATTTGCTCATTGAATATATTTTACCAACTGTAAGGAGCGTGATGGGAAAGGAGGTGCTTTTTAATCCGTTCAGACTTCTGTAAAACACGAGATAAATTAAAGATACTATAACAGTGAGTGTCTTGGATTtggatttttccttcagtttcctcTTCCAACACTGGTGGGAATGGTTGGCGTGTTGTTCTGCAGATCATGTCACTGAGCTATGTCCAAGACCCAGAATGAAGTTTTAAGATAAAGgttattttgcttttacatAACAGACTTATTTTAGTTCTGCTGTCATGAAACAGAGAAAGCAGTCACAGAGTCCCAGGGCTGACAGGCCAACAcgagccctgctcctgcttgcACAGCCGTGGGTGCATTGTGCACAGACAGGGGCTCAGGGCATGCTGGTACTGCTTAATTAGGCAAAAATAGCTCTGAGAGAGTTCAGACACCAGATTGATGCTGAATCTTAACACAGAATCAATAAACTGTACTGTAAGTTTTCATAGTGTCATAGTACTAAATTTTGCAATTTCTAATAGAGAAACGTTTATATTTCTGAAGTCCTGCACTCTTCATCACTTTAAAAGGAATCTAAATGCAGCAAAAAACAAATAGTAGGTCTAAATGTCATTGTATGGTGGCTGCAATACAGTCTTCTATAAATCTCGAATTTGCAGGGGACACTGCCAAGTAATTTGGGTTCCAAATTAACACTTTTTGCTTCAGGATCTTCCCATGCCCTTCgtctgctggcagtggcagtgacCTCGAGGGGACACCTGGTGCTGTCCTCGCTGGGTTTTGTGTAGAAATTGTTCCAGCTGGGGAGTACAAAGATGCAAATGGGGAGTGAAATTCCCCCCTGGGTTGCAGAAGTGGGGACAATTGTCACTTGATTGCTAAAATGTCCCAGGGGGAGGGAaaggtgcagcagctcagggcccCAGGCACCCACCCCTGCAGGTCAGGGGAGCAGCCTCCTCCACAGAGGAACTGGTCCTTCTGAAGGCAATAAAGCAAACACCACAACTTGAAGGGTTTCTACTAAGTTTTAACCTTTGTATGTTAACACAGAGCACAGTACTGCTGGGAAGTCACTCACTTGCTATTTGAAAACTTTGACAGCACTGTAAGGTGAAAAATCAAGGTTTTATGGTTGGTTtcttaaaagcattttgaattTCAAGTGAGCTATAACAATGTTGGATGTATCTTAAAGTGAATAAAGCCAGGATCAGTGCCTCTTGTAACATCATTGTTGTATTGTTTCTTCCTCTAGCAAAGAGTCTCCTGTTGGGAGTAATACCTTGGAGAAGTGCAAGTTGCCTTTTTGTTCTGGTGGCTTGCTGGTGGGACACCCTGAAATAGTTGAAGAACAATGATACTTTGTTCTAAAATGCTTGTTTTTCCCTGGGTCAAATACCTTTAACatacttcagaaaaatacagtGTGGCCTTGAGCTGGTGCTGTATTTCAGTGCTTTAAATGAAAAGTTCCATTTAGTGAAATTGGATCAAAAAGATCCAAGTTGCAtaataaaggaataaataattGCTCCAACCTCTCAGCTGTGAGCTCTGGCTCACAGGAGAGTTTCATAGGTGTATTTTGTAGATGTGCTTTGAGCCTGTGCATGAAACCCTCAGGGCTTTTAATGACTAACATTTGAGTGCAGCATCTTGAGCTGTAGGCTCAGATCTTGCTGTGGAATGACCTCCCTAATGCAGGAAAAGTCTGTGTCTAGGAGCAGATACTGGTtgggctttatttttcttagaaaaaactTCCAGAGTACATTCAAAAAGTATTGTATGAACACAAATGCCTCTTAGGAGGCTGATGTGAGTTTGAAGTGCAGTTGTGCTCAGAGGCAAAAGAGTTTCTACTTGAGCTGGCTGTGAGAAACAGCTTAAGGATGGTGTTCTTaacagaggaagaaggaggTGGTAGCTGTGGTTGCCCTGGGTCTGTGTGCAGACATCTTTCTGGAGACAAAGCTGTGTTCtccatgttttttttctctctgagctGGAGATCGGCAGTGTGGAGATGTGGGAGCCAGATTTTGGGTACTGACAGGCCCTGGGTGAGcaagagctgagctgctcctctccaTGGATTTTGCTATGCCCAGTTCTCCACCTGATCCAAGTAATCTGAGCAATGCAGAACTGTTCCTTCCCAGCAGTGAAGGTGAGATGCCTTCCAGCCCAGAACATTCAAGAGAAAGTCATCTGAGATTTGTTCCTGGAGGAGTTGGGAGAACCAGACAGGAGAATTGCTGTTGTGGTCAGTCAGCCTGAGATTTACTGATGTCTTGGAAGAATAATCTCTTTATGCCCCCCCCTTCTGCCAGGACATGCTTTTATCTCCACTGTCAGGTGGTTGCAGCTTGAAGGGTTGAGGACCTTGCTCACATCCCTGCAGTAACCAGGGTAATGGGAACATCTCATTCCCTaattcagcacaaatccagtGGGATCAGCTGCCTTGGGGTTCCTGTGCTTCTGTTCTGCTGAAATCACTGGTGGCTACTATGAAAATCAGTGAGAATAAACTCCATTGCTGGGAGTTTCTGGCCAGAACAAGAATTTAATCACTTTTTGTAACCACAACTGGTGTAAAGGAAGAGCATTTATGAAATGCCTCCATCGAGAGCTGGGAGTTTCTGGTGGTCCCAGGCCTGTGACATTGTGCAGTGTGTCATCCAGGACTGGCCACCTCACCCTGAGATCCCTGGTTTGGGGCAGCTTCTCAGGGAGACTGGGGCACCTGGGGTTGTCTGCAAGGAGAGTTAAAAACCAGATTTTCAAAGCTGCTGCTACCAGGACAGGGTTTGTCATGAATTTCAGGGGGTGTTGAGCTTTAATCAGGTGAAAAGACCTGAGGTGGTGGCTGGTGGAGGAGGCACAGGAATAGAAACAGCAGGAAGTTCCTGAAAGTCAAGAAAAGGGGAAGTTGAGTGTGATGCTGACAGCTGAGAATCATTAGAATTTATCTGTTCATCTTGTGAATAACATTTCTCCAGCTCTCcattctgcccctgtgctcagtTTTTCTCTAGAGGTTTACTCCTGATTACTGGAATAGTATCCAAGAAGGGGAGAGGCCCGGCTTTGAGAAGGATGTGAACACAGATGTTGAACAGAAATCAGCAGCTGCACAAGAATTTACCAGTTCAGAATCAGGCTGGATGGAGAGCAAACTGCAAAGCCTCTCCAGCTCCTAAAAGAATTGCtggattttctgtttctgaattgTTCCTGCCATGGTGAAGGTCAGTGCCTTGTTGCCAGAGTAGCAGAGGACCCGGGTCCCAGGGGGATCAGGACAAGCCTGTCCTGGGGAAAACCTTTCCTAGGCTTTTGGCAGCAGTGCCCACTTCTGGAGTCTGCAGAGGGTGGGATTCTCTCAATGGCCATGGGAGCAGCCAGGGTTAGGCTGGACCTGTCTGGCTTTGCTCCTCATTCTGCTCTCTGCATTTATAGGGACATTTGGCAGTTCACAGCTTGCTCTGGTTCCAGGGGTTTGGGCACCTTGGGAAAACTCAACTGGCTCCAGTTTGGGATAATAGCTAAAAGGATTTTGGGTGAACAGTAAAATCCTATGGCAGAGAAAGGAGCACAATTCCCTGTGTCCTTTCCCTCAAACGCAGAGAGCTGAGGGAGCAGAAAGGTTGCTCTGATCTGATCAGTTGCTTAAAGGATCTCAtgacaggaggaggaaaaaggctTTTGAAGGAAGATGTTACAGGGAAATACCCTCCTGAAGAGAAACAAgttccagggctgctgctgatCCTTAACACATTACCTCACCTGGACAAGCCTTTGCTTTGAAGGGACCTCACCAGTCCCTGAGCTAAGAAGTTTGGTGTTTGCAGctctttcattattttatctATTTCAGTGATGAAGACAGGGAAGCGCCTCCAGAGGCTGTTCAGCCAGTGTTTAGTTTTTATTAGCTTGAAcgctgcttttcctgcaggtGTTTCACCATACGTGGACTTAGATAAGCTCCACATAAACATTGCCTTAGGTATCACACGCATAACCCTGTGTGTTCCTACACATCCTCCGTACCCAGTGGCTGTCAGTCTGTCAGTCTGCCCCAAACCCATGGGAACAGGTCTTTATACAGAACTAGAAATTCCAGCTGGCCCTGGAAATGTGTTGCTGCCCAACAGACCTGAGGAACTGGGTTTTCCtcactggaagaaaaacactttCTCACTTCCCTCTGCCCTTGTCTGTAAGCCCAGGCTCACTCCTTGCTGCCTGAGCTTGCTGTtcatcctttttcctttttgcataTTGCAAACACCTGcataattctgaaataaaacactttaCCTCTGTGGTGGGAAGCATTTTTCTGCCCAATACCCACCAGAAGTGTGTGGTAcatcccttcctccctctcttttcAGCCCATTGCATCTCCCACAGTGGTCTCTGGAGTCACAGaagttttgtgttttctaaCAAAAGCAGCATCCTTAATTCTACATTCTGTAGTAAAGCAcatcacttttaaaattaattgtttctgtccccagccctgctttggGTAATTATCCCATGAGTTTGgtgtatttctttcttcagtgtGAGAGCATTGCACTGGGGGGGAGCAGGACTGTGGGACTGATGGCAAAGCAGTTTGTGCCCTGATTGTCACCAGTGTCAGGTGGTTTATTACAGTGAGGAAAGCTGGATGtgattaattttgaaaataaggcACAGAAggcaaatgtaaaataaatttgcagTTACATTTCTTGTTTTGTGGACTGAAATGCCTCTATGCTGCTCGTTGCCCTCAGACCCTGCTGCAGGCCTTGTGCTGCTTTTGTTCAGCACcaaaattgccttttttcccaCCAAGGCTGTGATAAAATAAGTTCTGAGAAATGTGAGCTCATCTGAAATGAAGCTTAAAACGTTTTTCTTTGCTGCCTTGTCCCCACACTCCCCAACAGCCTCAGACAACAGAGGGAGGAGATGTTGCTTTCTCTACTCTTCtgaaggagctgtgcaggcagccctggggtTCTCCTGATGTGATTTGTGCTTGAGGCTGTGGGTGCTGTTGAGGGAAAGCCCTTGCTTGGGGCTGCCTGGGGAGTCTCAAATACTCTGTACATGgcactttgtttttaatttgaggCCTTCCCCACTTCCCCAAAATTCATTTAAACTGTGTGCTGAAGCACATTGTTTCCCTTTACTCTTTGTTCTGAATGAAGGAGGTGGCCTTTAAATCCTGTCCCTGGCCAAGAAAATCCGTGGCTTGAATCAAGAGGAGTGTGCtgaggctggagcccctctgtccctctggaGATGCCGTGGCCACTCCTGAGCTGGGCCAACTCAGCACAGGGATGCTCTGGCCAGTGtgggcaggaagggaggagCCAAGCTGGGGCACAGAGcgcagagcaggaggagatgtCCCAGCTGAGCTGCCAGGCCTGCTCTCCTCACCCCATCTGGCTCGGGCTCACCCAGCAGGAGGAAGCTCTGAGTGTTTgcagtgctggggctctgcACCCTCGTGCCTGGGCCAGCCTGTCAGAGGAAACAATCCCCTGCCTGGGAGGACATCTGGGCAATGGAAGGTGCTGAACTGGACGTGTTCTTGCTGAGCCAGTGCAGGGTGTCCATCCTGACACCTGGCTCTGtccagggcaggcagagcgTTCCCCATGTGGCTGAGTCCTTTCAGCACCACTGTCCCCATGCAAGGCTCGGGGGTGTTTTCCTGCCAGAGGATGGACAGACTCCACCAGGAACCTGTGGGGATCTTGACTACATCTCCAAATGTTTGCAAAACTTGACTgataagaggaaaaagagggaattgAACCTCCTGCAGGTAGCAAGAAGACAATGCAGGAGGGATACGACCACTGTGACAGACACAGCAACTGGCTCTTACAAATTCCCCAAAGAACAGTCCCGTTACAGCTGCAGTAACTGAAATGTTCCCAAAGTGCTGCACGGCCTGGAACTGTGATGCTCATCAAAGTTAATGGGAGTTACTAAAGTCAGTGAGGGTTTTTGTGGCATCTCCTGAGTCAGACAGTGCATGACTGCAGGCATTTTGGCCCCTGTGATTGATTGTCTGTGTCCAGAAGCACCTGGAAGGAGCATTTGGGACTGGAGTaaccctgctctgctgctctaaTGCCTGCCCAGGCCAGCATGGGAGAACCAGAGCACCAAAACTTTCGGCACATCTGCtgatcccatctcatcccatcccaccccaccccatcccatcccatcccatcccatcccatcccatcccatcccatcccatcccatcccatcccatcccatcccatcccaagtGTGTCACCAGTCTCAGACATTCCCGTTTCCTTTGCAGAGGTGCAGGCAAGGCAGCAGGCACTGAGACTTTGGGGTTGTTTCTAACCAAGACCACGCTGCTTTTGCCACTGATGGGATGGCAGCAAACAGAGCAGTCCAAGTGAGAAGCCAGGTGAGGTCCAGGACACTTGGGAATGGGACATCCTCTCTGTGGGTGGTCAGGAGTCTTtaacaaaagcttttttcaaGCTCACACGTGGCAACTGGTACGTGTTCAGTTGAGCTACTCAGCTTCTGACTATGAGCTTTCTTCAGACTATGCAGATGTTGAATTAATTGTTGCCTGTGGGGTTGTTCTGGAGAGAATGGACTGGCCCAATCCTTGTCCTCCCACATGCCAGCAGGACAGGGGGGATTTACAGGGAGCGACTCCTTGGGGATGCTGGACCATGGAAAAGGAGGTTGGGTGCATATGGGGTGGGACCCTTTACATTCATTCAAAAGCTCACGGAATTTGAAACATCTTTTTTGCATCATGGATGTTTAAAGGGCCTTGGGGAGGACCCCACACATCTTTCTGTTAGCCAGGCCAACCCTaaaggcccaggagctggcTGTGCCTATGAGCCAGAAGATGAGATGGGGAAGAAAAACGGGTTGGTTTAACTTCTATCTGgaactgaggaaaaaagaatttatgaCTTTTGGAAGAACAGGGAGGCAATTTAGGACAACTACAAGAGTGTCATGGGGCtatgcagggagaaaataagaAGAGTCAAAGCTCAGCTTGAACGTAATCTGGCTACTGCCACAGAAGACAATAAAAACCGTTGTTGTGAATACATTAGCACCACCAGCAGGGCTAAGGAGAATCCCCCTCCTTTATGGGATG
It includes:
- the EIF2S2 gene encoding eukaryotic translation initiation factor 2 subunit 2, with the translated sequence MSGDEMIFDPTMSKKKKKKKKPFMLDEEGGGDTQMEETQQSETKEVEPEPTEDKDVEADEEDSRKKDTTDDLDDLNFFNQKKKKKKTKKIFDIDEAEEGVKELKIEGDVPETVEPEDDLDIMLGNKKKKKKNVKFPDEDEIMEKDEAFEDEDSKKDDGISFSLQSGPAWAGSERDYTYDELLNRVFNIMREKNPDMVAGEKRKFVMKPPQVVRVGTKKTSFVNFTDICKLLHRQPKHLLAFLLAELGTSGSIDGNNQLVIKGRFQQKQIENVLRRYIKEYVTCHTCRSPDTILQKDTRLYFLQCETCHSRCSVASIKTGFQAVTGKRAQLRAKAN